Proteins encoded within one genomic window of Humulus lupulus chromosome 1, drHumLupu1.1, whole genome shotgun sequence:
- the LOC133797962 gene encoding uncharacterized protein LOC133797962, whose amino-acid sequence MAKGLILGVILASMLAACMANRDGRFGFNYTDWFQKHRSWYGQHHPNKTQEVSNKIIVGGSQHWRFNFSYTDWAFKHGPFYLNDVLVFKYDPPVGKNPHPHSVYQLPDLRSFIQCDLSKAKKLANATQGADEGFELVLDKWQPYYFACGESNGFHCDIGRMKFFVMPMLRAWPWRRS is encoded by the exons ATGGCAAAGGGATTAATATTGGGAGTGATATTAGCTTCGATGTTGGCCGCATGCATGGCCAACAGGGATGGGAGGTTCGGTTTCAACTACACAGATTGGTTTCAAAAACATCGCAGCTGGTATGGTCAACACCACCCAAACAAAACCCAAGAGGTTTCCAACAAGATTATCGTAGGTGGCTCTCAACATTGGCGCTTCAACTTTAGCTACACCGATTGGGCTTTCAAGCATGGCCCATTCTATCTGAATGACGTCTTAG TTTTTAAATATGATCCACCTGTGGGCAAGAACCCACACCCACACAGCGTGTACCAGCTGCCCGACTTGAGGAGCTTCATCCAGTGTGATCTGAGTAAGGCAAAGAAGCTGGCAAACGCGACACAAGGCGCGGATGAGGGATTTGAGCTGGTGCTGGACAAGTGGCAGCCCTACTACTTTGCCTGCGGTGAGAGCAATGGCTTCCACTGTGACATCGGACGCATGAAATTCTTCGTCATGCCAATGCTTCGTGCGTGGCCCTGGCGCCGTAGTTAA